The uncultured Fretibacterium sp. sequence GAGCCCGGAAGCTTTTCTGCATCCAGGTCATGGGCGGGAGCCGGCGTAAGTGGGGCACGATCGGCGACGTCATCGTCGCCTCGGTCCGGGAGGCCATCCCCAACAGCAACATCGCCAAGGGGTCCGTGGTCAAGGCCGTGATCGTCCGCACCCGGAAGGAAGTTCGCCGCCGCGACGGTTCTTACGTCCGCTTCGACGACAACGCCGCCGTGATCATCGACAACAACGGGGAGCCGAAGGGGACGCGCATCTTTGGTCCCGTGGGCCGGGAGCTGCGCGCGAAGAAGTACATGCGCATCCTCTCCCTCGCGCCC is a genomic window containing:
- the rplN gene encoding 50S ribosomal protein L14, translated to MIQLTTVLNVADNSGARKLFCIQVMGGSRRKWGTIGDVIVASVREAIPNSNIAKGSVVKAVIVRTRKEVRRRDGSYVRFDDNAAVIIDNNGEPKGTRIFGPVGRELRAKKYMRILSLAPEVV